A stretch of DNA from Cryptomeria japonica chromosome 4, Sugi_1.0, whole genome shotgun sequence:
TTAAAAAATCTATTATCTTTTAATcataaaactaaataaaattaTCCATCACATTTACTAtactaaaataataattattacaaTAATATAATCCATCAATCCAAATCTAATTACTTAATCTAAACTAATTTTTTTACACTTTAATTACATTTACTTAATTAACCTAGAAATTCAACTTTGCAAATATTCACCTCACATTCAATAGGACGACATCCTAAGATTGATGTGCTTTAATATTTTTGCAAATATTTAATTTACACTTTAAAAACATTTACCTAATTTACCTAGAACTTCAAATTTGCAAATATACATTAGACATTCCATAGGAACTTATTCTAAGATTGTTGTGCTTTTCCATCTCCACAGGCTAATCGaattttttgcaaatattttaaAATGGTGACATGTAAAAAATTTGACGCATAGCCAAGTTAGCCGAAGAACCTCTAAAATAGTCTTTTCACCTAATAATCCTACAGAGAGACGACTGGTTCGAGGGCAACATTTTGAGAACCCTAGTTTTGTGAAGAAGGAAAATCATCACGAAAAATGGCTATGAGGCAGTTCTACAATCAGATTAAGGGAACGAAGGTGAAGGATGTGCCTGACGTGGTGAAACCGATGCTGTCAAGGCAATACATTTCAAGCACCATGAGCAAGGCTTTCGACAATTACTACGCTAAATACATCCAGACCAGCTCGGTGGAGCCGCTTAACCATATTGTCTACGGCGGCCTCTTATTCTCTTATCTGGTTGCTCTGCCTGAGGAGCGTCGACATCTCGAGCACCAGAAACACAGCAAGGAGCATGGTCATTAATTTCAAGGTATTCAGTAACCCTAATTTCAGATTTTGTTTTTACTTATTACTTATGATCCTTCTTAAAGATACGGCACTTGGAAATCCCAATTTGATTTGAAATGCAACGATCTATTCGGTCAATATATATGGGCAACGAGaacttccttcttctttttatGATTACCGAATTCTCATTAAGTTGAGTCCTTTGGACTAGATACGGATATCTTTTCTCGCAAATTCACGTGCGGGAACAGGCCGTTCTGCATAGATTCAACCACTGAGGGATTTCTTGTCTTAAAAATTAATAGAAGGGAAAAAGTCCTTCGAGTCCTTAGGCATAGGTGCCAGGACTGAGGACTGTGGTATTTCTTCTATCGAATTCACCCGCTTTCACACACAACCACGTTTGTTGGGCAATGCTATACCTAGAATGGATGAGATTGTTTATCAGGTCTAAAAGCTTAATATGTCTACACAGTAGCCTGTAATATGTCTTTTTGGGATCTGGAGATTGGTCTCCACCATAGTTACAAAATTAACTGATAATCCCGATTAATCGATTAATCTCCATTCGACCACTTGCTGAATTTTTCTTTTGTAAATTGCagattttttatttaattggtcAACCTGTTTTTTGATTGGATATttacaaacaaattttttttttttggtaataaaaTAGGGTTTCTGGTGTTCATTCTATTTTTTGGCATTTTTTTCAGTTTTCTTCTTAACCCTACCCTAACATTGATCTGATTTATTATTTCAACTAAATCTCTAATTTTGAATAAGTCTTTATCGTTTGATTCACCATCTATTTATAAGAACGATTTTTGCTACCATGGTGCTTCACGACAAAAGGCTTGTTGAATTGCCGCTTGAGCTCATTCTATTCAATgattaacaaatattttatttattggggTGTGGAGACCATGTTGATTTGCCACTTGAGCTCATTCCGTTCAAGAGTGATAAACTTCATTTTATTCATTGGTATCTGGAGACCATATTTGAGAATTGCTTCATCATTTGCCAGAGTTGCATGGATACAGTGTCTGATACGGATATGGCTAGTTTCCAAGAAACCACATAAACAAAGAAACCATCAAATTTTGAACTTTTAAACACATGAAACCACATAAACAAAGAGATAAAATAGGAAAGCAAACATCAACAAGGAGAACATCAAATTTCATGTGGAAGACCCTTTTGGATAAAAAACCATTGCAGATCAATACTTTTCAATCATGAAAGGGGCACCTACACAGATTACataagtgagcaccaactcacaaaGAGCACCAGCTCTCCTCAAAGCACCAATTTTGTTCAGTTGAAGCACCAACTTCAGTTTTCACACAAACTCGAATGCATTGAAACTTATTAACACTTTTCATAATACACTGAGCACTTCAATCACCATACAAAAATTACACACATCCCGCTGAAATAGTTCTTGACCTCTTACCTGCAGCAAGTTGAAAAGACAACCAAAATATACCCACACAAAAAATGAAGACAGCGATTAACAGCAGAAAAATAATCTTGAAAAGCTTAACATGCAGCATACGTGCTTGTCTCCATAAACTCAAAAGAAGGAACAATCGAGGcatttatcaattactttagaaTTCAAAATGATTCCCTTTTTAATGCTGACATTACACAGCTGTCGTCAGGAATAAGCTGCCCCACTTGCAGTCAAATGGAGAATCTGCCGTTGCTCAAGAAGGATAAATAAATTAACGTGCCTCCAAGAATCAAAGTATGAAACTGTCAGAGTACAAGACGCCTGCTGCTGCCATACACTAAGAATAATACCATATCGCCTCACTAAATTACCACGCCCAGCAGATGATATTTATTTCACCAAACAATAGCACGGATAAAATATAATTGCCACTAATTAAGAAAATCGCTGACTAGGTTTGACTTCAATAACAAAATATTCATCAGTTGAGACCACATGGACCTTCATGGCACATGCCATTTTTCAGAATGTAACTTTTAGAATTTCATACACCTTGCCAAGGAAAGCCATTTGATATTGAGAGCAAAGTAGACCAAGCGAGGTCTCCATAAGACTTGTAGTGAAAAGATAGAGCAAAAACAAATGACAAGAAGAATTGAAACATATCCTAGATGAATCCTTATATCATTAATTTGCATTAATGCAACAGCTAGAGGTACTCCGAGTTTTAGGATCATTATTTTGCATTACTCGAAGGTGTGTAATTTCCACTTCCTATGTCATCCACATGATCTAATGATAATTATTAAGCGCCCAAAACGATAGATGATGATTGTACGACCATCTCATTTAAATCCTTTGTGTCAACAACAAGCTCTTTCAATCTAGCAACTGTTGAGCTGGCCAATGCATTGTCCTCCTTGAAGATGCGATTGTTGGTGTAAGATTTCCAATTTTTAAGAGAGAGCATCATGTTTAATAGAGAAACTAATTTCCATCTAAAAGAAGACTTGGATCAAATTGCATTAACGAACTTAGTCGAATAGCCCTCAATTTCTATCTTCTCCAATTTAATTTTAGAGCATAATTGCATACCCAAGATGAGAGCTTTCAATTCAACTTCATTTTTTGTCTTGGATTTGCAACTTCTAGATGCCTTGCATACAAACTTACCTTTCCAATCTTGGATCACATTGCTAGCCCTAGATTTGCTAGGGTTTTCTTTCAAGATCCCATAAAATTTAAGTTTGAACCATCCTTCCTGAGGGGGAATCCATTAAACTTCCAAATGTATTTTTAGGGAATCAACTTTACTAACCCCATTAATGGGGGGGTATATTTTAGTTTTTTGTAACATTATTTATAtaaagaatatatttatacttttaggctttcatttaatataaataattaaaagctGTAAAAATTGCTGCCATTTATATTTTCTTGGGTCTAAATGTTGTTATTAAatcgttacaatttatatttttaaGTTTAAATTTATGCTTTTAAGATTTCcataaattattatattaattaataatataattagatgtttataattttttttatatatctaaCATTATTATGTATTATACTAAGTATTTCAAGAGCTAATAAAAACTGTGTATTTAAGTAGTAATGGCAGGGGACAAGGGGATTTATTTCCCGTACAGATTATTTGGAAGGTCGTTTTTAGGAGACAACAAGGGATGACTATTACAAAAATGGggaaattttaaaaatataggAAATCTCACATattcatatgataaatttgataaggcattcatcatatacattataaAACCATATTTATTATTACATAACATAAGAGCTGAATTCAGATTTCATCTGAGAGTTGTACATATTTTATACAAAAACTACAATAAAATGCCTGAAGGTTGTGGTCATCCCTTTATGGATAAAAAAGGTTGCTTGTTTATCTAGCATGGCTCAAAATGATTTTTATTCTCTGTTTTTTTTAAGAATAAAGCAAAGGCTTTGGAGGGTGAGTCCCTAGTGCGCTCCAGGGGCAATACCCCTTGTGGTGGTTTATGGGCAGCGCCCTCAGTGCGCTCCCTATTGCATTATAGGGCAAAGCCCTCACCATCAAACCCAAAATAATGTCTTTTTGACCACTCAATTTCAAGGAGCATGCCGTTTTTAAAATTTTTTCGCTTCAATCAGtttgttttatttaatatttaattaataccaTAATAGAGTAGTTggtattagaaaaaataaaaattactcaTAAGCTGCTTCTACAACCAAGAACAAGAACTAACTAGACCCTCTAGCGTCATCAAGTGCATTTTTTAATTAGAAGTATAATAGGTGTATCCAAATAAAATGTCTAAATCCATTTCCAGGACATACCCTCTACAAAGAGAGGTCATGGAGTCTCCCAAACTCTCTACAACATATCCATTACAAATATCTCATGAAAAAGCAGAGATGTACATCTCACTTATGATAGAGTATTGGAGCTGACGCCATCTGGAATTTCAGTTAAAGAGCCAACCTTTATCATTTAAAAACTCTTGAATATCAGTCTATACCTACTTGCCTGAATTCCTACCAATTCATTGACGTATTAAATATTTGTTTCTAGAGTTTTCTACATTTCAAAATATTTTCTAACTTTTTTAAGTGGGACCAATGATGTTCCCATCTGTACCCCAATTTCTGCAGTATTTCTGGAATGTTCCTGAGCAGAGCTGAGGGTTAGGTGAtggtagagggagggaggggttgGGTTTCTGAGGTGTCCTTGGAATGTTCCTGGTACAGGTGTGCCTGCATGAAGATAGGGTATGTGTCCCCTTGTATcatagaataaaaataaaaagaaaaacagaTTTTTATTCGTCAGatttttattatgaattttatcTGAGttttatccttgttgaacttgaaCACGAACTTGGTGACTTAGCTTAGTGATGAATTAGTCCTGAATCATAATATTAAAATTATCTACATAAACCGGTGTGGGAAACAGCCCGATTCTCTTTCATATCCCCTCAGTTGAATCCTGGAATATCCTAATCTACTGTGCTATTCGAAGAAAACATGACAGATTAAAGCTTTAATGTGGTTTCTCTTTGAAATATTCATGAACATAAGATTTTATAAACGTTAGCAGAAGATGCAAAGAATTAAGTTCGTGACTATATGTATATTCCAAAGGACTTGATGAATATATTAGATATAGAGCAGACTGGAGAAATTTTTGAGCCTGTGTAAAATGAAATATATAAACCTGAGGATCATGCATATGTGCAGGAGGTGAAAATCGTTTCTGGATTTTTGAAGAGAATACCAAACTGGATGTTACTATAGGAAGTCTGTAAAAAGCAACAGAACCAATGTCGTCCActtcaaattttttaataaaatgagAGCAGCTATTTGAATCTAAAGGCCAATCCTCGGCTGCTTATATTATTGGTCAATCCTCTATCTCTGATACTGTTCAAAGAGTTGAATGTTTCAAATAACTTTTAAGTGAGATGAAGGCATGATTAAAAAATCTTGCAAATCTGCGTCACATTTGAAAAGATGCATACAGAATAGAGAGAGGCCctaataattttaattttcaagGGAATATTTGATGTAAAACTGAACGCTTATTTTATGCAATCCACATTGAATTGAGTgtagtaatatactatatttaagAATGAAGGAAGTCATCCATGCCAATGGTAGCTGGACACataaatatattacaatttaaGGGTCTAACAGAAGACAAGATTATACAATGTGGACCATAGAGTGCCATTAAAATATTCAAATTAGCAACAAACAAGAGATATTATAAGATCATTTGTAATTTTTTTGCTATAATGATGTATGGGGTTTGGATTAATCTATCCTAAATAATATTAATAGGCATCTTATCTAAATATAAATTtagtgtccaaggggttgagcttaattggttaaattATTGGGTTCTCATTATGGAGACTCAAGTTCAATTCcccatagggacatctaaagtggaattctaagttgtgactcttggtcttccgtaGTTGGCTTCTAATATGGAGGTGGTTTCTAAATAAAAGTGGACTTTAATTGGCGATTCTTGGTTTTCCATACGTTGTTTATTATGTGTTTGCTCTCAAGGAGCTTGTATTTGTCTAATGTTGATGCTTGTATCACCAAAATATTTGTAATCGATATtcagtttttaaaaaaatataaatttacagAGTAACTGCTTCAAGCTTGAATCCATGTATGACTTTTTTGGAATATTAGTCTGTTTCTGGAAAGAATCAGAACTTTGTGGTCCTTCAGGATGTTGTGGTTGTTGAGAGACTGATACTGACAATGACTTGCATGATTAGGATGATGAGATAGCTCAGCAACTACTTTATGAGTATTTGGCATTTGCATAGTCAATTTTGCTAGCAGTTTTTTAATTGGTTGATGAATTTAACTCTTGTAAGTTTTGATAGTTATTCAAAATTTTGACTTTGGTGAGTATAACTTTGTTTCTTCAAATGAGCGATTTCTTGATTTTTGTTGGATAAGTTCTTGTGAAAACTGTGGAATGTCTTCTTGAAAATTTCAcgttttttcttcaaattttaggTTCTCAGATAACTGAAAAACTTAACCGCATGCTCATTTTAACTGGCTGGTGCTCCCTTTTTGATTAACAACATAGTTTCACGTTGTAACTTTTGGTAGTTATTCGAACTTATTGATTCTGATGAGTAGAACTttatttctcaaaattaatatttcTTGATCATTATGGGAGTAATTCTAAGTTACTGGTATGGATGTGTGTTTGGATACATGTGTGGGATTTTGTTACAAGGGTTTGTCATTTTATTTGTATCCAGGTTATTATAAGGCTTGGGTATGTCCATTCAAAGATATAAAATCTATACACAAATTCAACCATAATATCAATATACACacatcattaaaaaaaaagaaaaagacattGCTGTTAATTGATAATTAGAAATATTAAATCAATTTGATctgatttccacaatccattagtttATCAAGTGGTTGCTTCTGGATTGAATTGTGTctgtttttttgcatcaacatttcagatcacactccgtgatccatcatcaggatgcaaTTTATATTTTAACATCTCCTGGCACTCTcttacatcctgatgatggatcatagagtgtgatctgaaatgttgatgcaaaaaaacagAGACACAATTAAATCCAGAAGCAACAACTTGATAAATATTAAATTAGTCATGACATTTGATGTATCACAGATATATATTATGCCTGCTAAAAATGTAAAATTTTCAATAGTCATAGCAACATTCAAGAATTGTCACATTGTTCTTATTGAGAAAATCCAAATCAGGAATTGGTTCACCAGAATCAAACGCAGGAGGACTAGCAACAATTAAGTTgtgttgttatttatttattcttattgttttaagttttttgATCATCTTATTTTTCTGTTTTTATTATGACTATCCTATATGGACCAGCACTGTTTTTATTATGATATTTGGGTACACAGTAATGGCTGAGGTATCCAATAGATTATCATACGGATCTACTATGATATTAGGTTGTTATATAAGGTAGGAGTTATGTTAAAACTTAACTATACTAGTCTTGAATATTACCGTGTAGCCTTTGATGGTGCACAAATTTTCTCTGAATTTAAAAGAGAGAGGCAACCAAAAAAGTAAATGAATTGGCAAAGGCAACCAAGCAGAGTGAATAAATTGGATAAGTCCAATTCTGGATTCAATTGGGGATTTTTGTGAGGTAAGGCATGATATTGGTTTAAAAATTCAAATCCCTAACAAACTAAAGAATATTGACCAAGTCCACTTCAAGATTTGGTTATTGCACCATGCAAGTTTTGAGCTATGACCATATCTATTTAGATGCTGGTCTTCAGTAAATGACTATGGAATGGAAGGTACATATGAACAAATTCAGAATTTGAATCTAAAACCCAAGTAAGGAAAAACTAGCGAGTACcatttatatatcaaaatttaggAAATAGGAGTAGCAAACTGCACATGCATAGTTTCATCTTTTTGAGATCAGGGAACTTTTAAGAATATTGCCTTAAAAATCCATAGAAATAAAGTATAGAATTGACATGATGCTATATTGGGATTCAACTGCATAGTTTTTAGTCAATCTTTATCAACCCATATTTCTTTAgtagttcacaagaacccatctctcatgcaCATGAATGGTCCACTCAGCACTCATTGCATCTATTTGTTGAATCCTAAGAAAACATCATATAGTTTGGTACACTGCGGAAGCACTATTATAATAAAAATGATAACAGttatcacaaatgcatgaaatGAAGTATGGATGCACAAAATTGTAGGGTTAGAACTgacaacaaaaaaaggaatgcaCAGAATTGATGATCTCCAAATGAATATTTGATCCCAATTTATATGTCATTTAGTTTGGGATGACTCTATAAACTGTAATGAGATCAGGCTATATATGTACCACATTCGGGTTATCTCACGAgctatttgtacatatgtacagaGTCACAGACAACTAGAAGCCTAACATTGCCCTTCCCTCAATATTGATAAGCATAGTTGCATCTACACGATTGCAtccttttgtaaattttatttgtcCTATTTTCCATGGTTTTCTACTTAGCTACTTGGCTTGCTTGGCAATCAGCTTGTGTTTCCAATATGTTTCGTTCCTCATtgtccatcttcattaattttgtaaatttgataaaCTGTTAATAAGTGGTCGTCTCATTGATCTAATGAACACTGAAGTTTAAGAGATAGCAAACTTAAAAGAGGATGTCCAGTAACTACTTGTACAGGAGAGAATGAATGTAATGCCCCTTTTCTGGACCACTCTATATTTTACCTTAAGTtcacaaaaccaaatgaaataaagcatataatatagtTAGGGGTACATTCTTTAATGAAGAATAAGATGAGCTAAGCCTGTTCTGGAAACCTTTAATCAAGTTAGGTAACATTGCAGACAGCTCATGAAATAAATCTATTATTAGAGTGGGGAAATTATATATTCATCAATATGTAGCAAGTCTGATTTGTATGTGAATCTCAGTCATATAAGATATGGAACAAGGAGGCATGGTAGGGTCCTTAAGACGACTGTTCTCCCTCCATACAATCCTCCTCCATTCTTCCATGGCTGGAGATCTTTGGGTTCATCAACAGTCCCTCAACGTAGGGGTTGGAAGGGGAATTACAATAGGGTGCCCTCAGCCGTTCTCAACTTCTCTCCTTCTGAGTGTAATAGGGTGCTCTATTAGCTGTTCTCCCTACTTGCCACTGTAGCAGGGTGCCCTAAAGTTGTTTGTACTTAATGCTGATTCCttccttacccttttgacagaCTTTTGCAGTGCACAGGAAATTGGAATATTAACAGATTATAGTCTCATCTGATTACTTGGTAAGATGTCCAGTATTCTATGCTCCTAGATCCGGCTGATGGTAATAAGCAAAATCTCTGTCC
This window harbors:
- the LOC131069769 gene encoding uncharacterized protein LOC131069769, with translation MAMRQFYNQIKGTKVKDVPDVVKPMLSRQYISSTMSKAFDNYYAKYIQTSSVEPLNHIVYGGLLFSYLVALPEERRHLEHQKHSKEHGH